A region of Sugiyamaella lignohabitans strain CBS 10342 chromosome A, complete sequence DNA encodes the following proteins:
- a CDS encoding putative indolepyruvate decarboxylase family protein (hypothetical protein with low sequence identity to Pdc1p; mRNA identified as translated by ribosome profiling data; GO_component: GO:0005737 - cytoplasm [Evidence IEA,IEA]; GO_component: GO:0005737 - cytoplasm [Evidence IDA] [PMID 14562095]; GO_function: GO:0016831 - carboxy-lyase activity [Evidence IEA]; GO_function: GO:0003824 - catalytic activity [Evidence IEA]; GO_function: GO:0016829 - lyase activity [Evidence IEA]; GO_function: GO:0000287 - magnesium ion binding [Evidence IEA]; GO_function: GO:0003674 - molecular_function [Evidence ND]; GO_function: GO:0030976 - thiamine pyrophosphate binding [Evidence IEA]; GO_process: GO:0008150 - biological_process [Evidence ND]; GO_process: GO:0008152 - metabolic process [Evidence IEA,IEA]), which translates to MSVISGSEIIANSLVQLGVTHIFGIVGIPVIEVAEACINRGIKFISFRNEQAATYAATAYGYLTGKPGVSLVVGGPGVVHAMAGIENANSNHFPLLLLAGSSETHQRGKGAFQELNQVALLYPHTKFANQPSTVKSVPYMIEKAYRTSYFGRPGSTYIDLPADIIQAKLDIKNHQSKESVVQKLVPPGLAPKTMGDPERIRRAVNVLKTAKSPLLIVGKGAAYGRAENIIRQFQERTNIPFLPTPMGKGVIPDDNSLNVSAARSAALKNADVILLLGARLNWILHYGDSPKFSDNVKIIQVDSAAEELGNNSGNPELGIAGDIELVVHQILNELTSHGNSSWRSPPLLKEIADTKASNQAKAEKVDSTVTDPIKYQAVYKTIRETFSETLPSSKEIIYVSEGANTMDISRSSFSLNSPRTRLDAGTNATMGVGLGYAIAAKAASPDSLVVAIEGDSAFGFSAVEVETAVRSQLPMIIYVMNNSGVYHGVDPTAYDNVDDKPLPSTALQLNTAYHTLAESLGAKGYLAKTLDEVRSATLEAIRSDNVSVINVIIDSGKDKKLEFGWMASTKPKL; encoded by the coding sequence ATGTCAGTGATATCGGGATCAGAGATTATTGCCAACTCCCTGGTGCAGCTCGGAGTTACTCATATTTTTGGCATTGTTGGTATTCCAGTAATCGAAGTGGCCGAGGCATGCATCAACCGAGGAATCAAGTTTATTTCTTTCCGTAATGAGCAGGCTGCTACTTatgctgccactgcctATGGTTATTTAACTGGAAAGCCCGGTGTATCTTTGGTAGTGGGTGGTCCTGGCGTGGTTCATGCCATGGCAGGAATTGAAAATGCTAATTCCAATCATTTTCCTTTGCTATTACTAGCAGGGTCTTCTGAGACTCATCAAAGAGGAAAAGGTGCTTTCCAAGAGTTGAATCAGGTCGCTCTTCTTTATCCACATACTAAGTTTGCCAATCAACCTTCCACAGTGAAATCTGTCCCTTATATGATCGAGAAAGCTTATAGAACATCATATTTCGGCAGGCCAGGATCCACTTATATTGATTTACCGGCTGATATTATCCAGGCTAAACTCGATATTAAGAATCACCAGTCAAAGGAATCTGTTGTGCAAAAATTGGTGCCTCCTGGATTAGCGCCAAAAACTATGGGCGATCCAGAACGAATAAGACGAGCTGTTAATGTCCTTAAAACCGCCAAATCTCCACTTCTTATTGTAGGTAAAGGTGCTGCGTACGGACGGgctgaaaatatcattCGTCAATTTCAAGAACGCACCAACATCCCATTTTTGCCTACTCCCATGGGCAAAGGAGTCATCCCTGATGATAACAGTTTAAACGTTTCTGCTGCGCGATCTGCAGCTCTTAAAAATGCTGATGTTATCCTTTTGCTTGGAGCTCGTTTGAACTGGATTCTTCACTATGGTGATTCACCCAAGTTCTCTGACAATGTCAAAATAATCCAAGTggattctgctgctgaagagctTGGTAACAATTCCGGCAATCCCGAACTCGGtattgctggtgatatAGAACTGGTCGTCCATCAAATTCTCAACGAACTGACAAGTCATGGCAATTCTTCGTGGAGATCACCTCCTCTGCTTAAAGAAATTGCCGATACCAAGGCATCCAACCAAGCCAAGGCGGAAAAAGTTGATTCAACCGTGACTGATCCCATCAAGTATCAGGCTGTATATAAGACTATTCGAGAAACCTTTTCAGAAACTCTTCCTTCTAGTAAAGAAATCATTTATGTCTCTGAGGGTGCCAACACTATGGATATTTCCAGATCTTCATTCTCTCTCAACAGTCCTCGAACTAGACTGGATGCTGGTACCAATGCTACTATGGGAGTTGGCCTTGGTTATGCTATTGCTGCCAAGGCAGCATCTCCTGATAGTCTAGTGGTTGCTATCGAAGGTGACTCTGCATTTGGTTTTTCAGCTGTTGAAGTCGAAACTGCTGTGAGATCACAACTTCCAATGATCATTTACGTCATGAACAACAGTGGTGTGTATCACGGCGTTGACCCTACTGCTTACGATAATGTAGACGACAAGCCATTACCGTCTACTGCATTACAATTAAATACAGCATACCATACTCTTGCCGAGTCCCTTGGTGCCAAAGGATACTTGGCTAAAACTTTGGATGAGGTACGAAGTGCTACTCTGGAAGCCATTCGCAGTGATAACGTGAGCGTTATCAATGTTATCATAGACTCTGGAAAGGACAAGAAGCTCGAATTTGGATGGATGGCCAGTACCAAGCCCAAATTATAG
- the BET3 gene encoding TRAPP complex core subunit BET3 (Core component of transport protein particle (TRAPP) complexes I-III; TRAPP complexes are related multimeric guanine nucleotide-exchange factors for the GTPase Ypt1, regulating ER-Golgi traffic (TRAPPI), intra-Golgi traffic (TRAPPII), endosome-Golgi traffic (TRAPPII and III) and autophagy (TRAPPIII); hydrophilic homodimeric protein that acts in conjunction with SNARE proteins in targeting and fusion of ER to Golgi transport vesicles; GO_component: GO:0005794 - Golgi apparatus [Evidence IEA,IEA]; GO_component: GO:1990070 - TRAPPI protein complex [Evidence IDA] [PMID 11239471]; GO_component: GO:1990071 - TRAPPII protein complex [Evidence IDA] [PMID 11239471]; GO_component: GO:1990072 - TRAPPIII protein complex [Evidence IDA] [PMID 20375281]; GO_component: GO:0033106 - cis-Golgi network membrane [Evidence IDA] [PMID 9564032]; GO_component: GO:0005783 - endoplasmic reticulum [Evidence IEA,IEA]; GO_component: GO:0000407 - pre-autophagosomal structure [Evidence IEA]; GO_function: GO:0017112 - Rab guanyl-nucleotide exchange factor activity [Evidence IGI] [PMID 11102533]; GO_function: GO:0017112 - Rab guanyl-nucleotide exchange factor activity [Evidence IGI] [PMID 17041589]; GO_function: GO:0017112 - Rab guanyl-nucleotide exchange factor activity [Evidence IDA] [PMID 17110339]; GO_function: GO:0017112 - Rab guanyl-nucleotide exchange factor activity [Evidence IMP] [PMID 17287728]; GO_function: GO:0017112 - Rab guanyl-nucleotide exchange factor activity [Evidence IGI] [PMID 8590804]; GO_process: GO:0006888 - ER to Golgi vesicle-mediated transport [Evidence IMP] [PMID 11239471]; GO_process: GO:0006888 - ER to Golgi vesicle-mediated transport [Evidence IGI,IMP] [PMID 8590804]; GO_process: GO:0006914 - autophagy [Evidence IEA]; GO_process: GO:0006891 - intra-Golgi vesicle-mediated transport [Evidence IMP] [PMID 11239471]; GO_process: GO:0006810 - transport [Evidence IEA]; GO_process: GO:0016192 - vesicle-mediated transport [Evidence IEA]) translates to MGYNIGLRLIEEFLAKSGTGRCRELKETAEIISKVGFKMFLNITPTIDNWTADFKQFSLIFDENPLAEFVELPDDGRAHRELWYSNLLAGVIRGALEMVQLQVETEFVSDTLQGSDYTELRVKFIKTLEDEIPPGED, encoded by the coding sequence ATGGGCTACAACATCGGTCTTCGATTAATAGAGGAGTTCCTAGCAAAGTCTGGTACTGGTCGATGTCGCGAGCTCAAAGAAACTGCCGAGATCATCTCTAAAGTCGGATTCAAAATGTTCTTGAACATCACACCTACCATCGACAATTGGACTGCTGATTTCAAGCAGTTCAGTTTAATATTCGATGAAAATCCTCTGGCAGAGTTTGTAGAGTTGCCAGATGATGGTCGGGCCCATAGAGAGCTGTGGTACTCTAACCTGCTGGCTGGCGTCATTAGAGGCGCTCTTGAAATGGTGCAATTACAGGTCGAGACAGAGTTTGTCAGCGATACCTTACAGGGAAGCGACTACACAGAGCTCCGAGTCAAGTTTATCAAGACACTAGAAGACGAGATCCCTCCTGGAGAGGACTAA
- the ERG12 gene encoding mevalonate kinase (Mevalonate kinase; acts in the biosynthesis of isoprenoids and sterols, including ergosterol, from mevalonate; GO_component: GO:0005737 - cytoplasm [Evidence IEA,IEA,IEA]; GO_component: GO:0005737 - cytoplasm [Evidence IDA] [PMID 14562095]; GO_component: GO:0005634 - nucleus [Evidence IDA] [PMID 14562095]; GO_function: GO:0005524 - ATP binding [Evidence IEA,IEA]; GO_function: GO:0016301 - kinase activity [Evidence IEA,IEA]; GO_function: GO:0004496 - mevalonate kinase activity [Evidence IEA,IEA]; GO_function: GO:0004496 - mevalonate kinase activity [Evidence IDA] [PMID 16477420]; GO_function: GO:0000166 - nucleotide binding [Evidence IEA]; GO_function: GO:0016773 - phosphotransferase activity, alcohol group as acceptor [Evidence IEA]; GO_function: GO:0016740 - transferase activity [Evidence IEA]; GO_process: GO:0006696 - ergosterol biosynthetic process [Evidence IMP] [PMID 200835]; GO_process: GO:0010142 - farnesyl diphosphate biosynthetic process, mevalonate pathway [Evidence IMP] [PMID 200835]; GO_process: GO:0019287 - isopentenyl diphosphate biosynthetic process, mevalonate pathway [Evidence IEA]; GO_process: GO:0019287 - isopentenyl diphosphate biosynthetic process, mevalonate pathway [Evidence IMP] [PMID 200835]; GO_process: GO:0008299 - isoprenoid biosynthetic process [Evidence IEA]; GO_process: GO:0006629 - lipid metabolic process [Evidence IEA]; GO_process: GO:0008152 - metabolic process [Evidence IEA]; GO_process: GO:0016310 - phosphorylation [Evidence IEA]; GO_process: GO:0006694 - steroid biosynthetic process [Evidence IEA]; GO_process: GO:0008202 - steroid metabolic process [Evidence IEA]; GO_process: GO:0016126 - sterol biosynthetic process [Evidence IEA]): protein MKNFIVSAPGKVILFGEHAVVHNKPAIAAAVSLRTYTGVEDLADTSKIELDFADIKFDHQWAIEDLPWNELSASRSSESAIPTSLDQHVVDILNETALKGITNTFQHAAAFAFIYLYMSICSRDTPGKKFTTRSTLPVGAGLGSSACLSVCLSSALLRVAGQITNPEPTPSEEFIDLINNWAFIGECCIHGNPSGIDNTVATRGGAVKFRRPNIMEPIANFPPVKLVLTNTGYPRRTSELVANVGKLRKNLPTVVEPILDAIEHVSEEAYKILNSGQSSSAIAANLGSLVHINHALLVALGVSHPALEQTKYVADSLKLGETKLTGAGGGGCAITLVTEDVSKEEVHSKVAQLREKLPAEFQIFDTILGGPGVGYTEDYPQAVADKFASMENDDFEKLSWSYWSS from the coding sequence ATGAAGAACTTTATTGTGTCTGCTCCAGGAAAGGTTATTCTTTTCGGTGAGCATGCTGTGGTTCATAATAAACCTGCTATAGCGGCAGCAGTGTCGCTGAGAACATACACAGGCGTCGAAGATTTGGCAGATACTTCCAAGATAGAGCTTGattttgctgatatcaagTTCGATCATCAATGGGCTATTGAAGATCTACCATGGAACGAGCTTTCTGCTTCGAGATCATCTGAATCTGCCATTCCTACTTCTTTGGACCAACATGTGGTGGACATTCTGAACGAGACCGCTTTAAAGGGCATTACAAATACTTTCCAgcatgctgctgctttcgCATTCATCTATCTTTATATGAGCATTTGTTCTCGTGATACTCCTGGCAAGAAATTCACAACTCGATCGACTCTACCAGTCGGTGCAGGTCTTGGTTCGTCGGCCTGTCTCTCTGTATGTCTATCATCAGCACTTCTCAGAGTAGCTGGTCAGATCACGAATCCAGAACCCACTCCTTCTGAAGAGTTTATTGATCTCATTAACAATTGGGCATTTATTGGCGAGTGCTGTATTCACGGCAACCCGTCTGGCATTGATAATACTGTAGCTACTCGCGGTGGAGCTGTCAAGTTCAGACGGCCCAATATCATGGAGCCAATTGCCAACTTCCCTCCTGTAAAACTAGTTTTAACCAACACTGGATACCCACGAAGAACATCAGAACTTGTTGCCAATGTGGGAAAACTACGGAAAAACCTGCCTACTGTCGTCGAGCCTATTCTCGATGCTATAGAACATGTCTCAGAAGAGGCATACAAAATCCTCAACAGTGGCCAGTCTAGCtctgctattgctgctaaCCTAGGTTCTCTAGTTCACATTAACCACGCTCTATTAGTTGCACTAGGAGTAAGTCATCCAGCTCTTGAACAGACTAAATATGTTGCAGACAGCTTAAAACTTGGTGAAACGAAACTCACGGGAGCTGGCGGTGGCGGCTGTGCCATTACCCTTGTCACTGAAGACGTGAGTAAAGAGGAAGTGCATTCCAAGGTAGCTCAGCTGCGTGAAAAACTCCCTGCTGAGTTCCAAATTTTCGACACCATTCTTGGTGGTCCCGGTGTCGGCTACACTGAAGATTACCCCCAAGCTGTGGCCGACAAGTTCGCATCCATGGAGAACGACGACTTTGAGAAGCTCTCTTGGTCCTACTGGTCTTCCTAG
- the FSF1 gene encoding Fsf1p (Putative protein; predicted to be an alpha-isopropylmalate carrier; belongs to the sideroblastic-associated protein family; non-tagged protein is detected in purified mitochondria; likely to play a role in iron homeostasis; GO_component: GO:0016021 - integral component of membrane [Evidence IEA]; GO_component: GO:0016021 - integral component of membrane [Evidence ISM] [PMID 12192589]; GO_component: GO:0016020 - membrane [Evidence IEA,IEA]; GO_component: GO:0031966 - mitochondrial membrane [Evidence IEA]; GO_component: GO:0005739 - mitochondrion [Evidence IEA]; GO_component: GO:0005739 - mitochondrion [Evidence IDA] [PMID 14562095]; GO_component: GO:0005739 - mitochondrion [Evidence IDA] [PMID 16823961]; GO_function: GO:0008324 - cation transmembrane transporter activity [Evidence IEA]; GO_function: GO:0003674 - molecular_function [Evidence ND]; GO_process: GO:0008150 - biological_process [Evidence ND]; GO_process: GO:0006812 - cation transport [Evidence IEA]; GO_process: GO:0006811 - ion transport [Evidence IEA]; GO_process: GO:0055072 - iron ion homeostasis [Evidence IEA]; GO_process: GO:0055085 - transmembrane transport [Evidence IEA]; GO_process: GO:0006810 - transport [Evidence IEA]), protein MASSVPGNRPLPESRYDLSTYMGRVRHCAEVSDPRMLFNTSKDIELARKLIGDYKNSDGPMTPELWRAKRVLDSTLHPDTGLPVVLPFRMSSYVLSNLVVTVGMLTPGLGTAGTLFWQIANQSLNVAVNTANANKSHPLSTQQLITNYLLAVSGSCSVALGLNAIVPRLKNVSASTKTILSRLVPFAAVVSAGIVNVFLMRGEEIRKGITVHDPETNEPVGTSKTAAKYAVGETALSRVITATPIMVFPPLILYRLQRGILRGKSNLAVTAANLGLITITSFAVLPFALGVFPTKRVKSTTQLEPELSNLKNSKGTPVSEVWFNRGM, encoded by the coding sequence ATGGCATCATCAGTACCAGGAAACCGACCTTTGCCAGAGTCGAGATATGACCTGTCCACTTATATGGGAAGAGTTCGTCACTGTGCCGAAGTTTCTGATCCTCGCATGTTGTTTAACACCTCCAAAGACATTGAGCTTGCTCGCAAACTTATTGGTGATTATAAGAACTCAGATGGCCCTATGACCCCTGAACTATGGAGAGCCAAGAGGGTATTAGATTCTACTCTGCACCCAGATACAGGATTACCCGTTGTTCTTCCATTTAGAATGTCATCATATGTGTTATCAAATCTTGTCGTCACAGTCGGCATGCTTACTCCTGGCCTGGGGACCGCTGGTACTTTGTTTTGGCAAATTGCTAACCAGAGTCTTAACGTAGCTGTGAATACAGCTAATGCCAACAAGTCGCATCCTCTGTCTACTCAGCAACTTATCACCAATTATCTGTTAGCAGTAAGTGGTTCATGCTCTGTTGCTTTAGGCTTGAACGCAATCGTTCCACGTTTGAAGAATGTATCAGCCAGTACCAAGACTATCCTGTCAAGACTTGTTCCTTTTGCGGCAGTTGTCTCTGCTGGTATCGTCAATGTTTTCCTCATGCGTGGAGAAGAGATTCGCAAGGGCATCACTGTACATGACCCAGAAACCAATGAGCCCGTAGGAACTTCTAAAACCGCCGCTAAGTATGCCGTAGGTGAGACAGCTCTATCCCGTGTCATTACCGCAACACCAATTATGGTATTTCCTCCTCTTATCTTATATAGACTTCAAAGAGGCATTCTTCGAGGAAAGTCCAATCTCGCCGTGACCGCTGCCAACCTCGGTCTTATTACTATCACATCCTTCGCAGTACTCCCCTTTGCACTTGGTGTGTTCCCGACGAAACGAGTCAAGTCCACAACACAATTGGAGCCTGAGCTCTCCAACCTTAAGAACTCCAAAGGCACACCAGTGTCTGAGGTATGGTTCAACCGTGGCATGTAa
- the GUA1 gene encoding GMP synthase (glutamine-hydrolyzing) (GMP synthase; highly conserved enzyme that catalyzes the second step in the biosynthesis of GMP from inosine 5'-phosphate (IMP); transcription is not subject to regulation by guanine but is negatively regulated by nutrient starvation; reduction-of-function mutation gua1-G388D causes changes in cellular guanine nucleotide pools, defects in general protein synthesis, and impaired translation of GCN4 mRNA; GO_component: GO:0005575 - cellular_component [Evidence ND]; GO_component: GO:0005737 - cytoplasm [Evidence IEA,IEA]; GO_function: GO:0005524 - ATP binding [Evidence IEA,IEA]; GO_function: GO:0003922 - GMP synthase (glutamine-hydrolyzing) activity [Evidence IEA,IEA]; GO_function: GO:0003922 - GMP synthase (glutamine-hydrolyzing) activity [Evidence IMP,ISS] [PMID 8112582]; GO_function: GO:0016874 - ligase activity [Evidence IEA]; GO_function: GO:0000166 - nucleotide binding [Evidence IEA]; GO_function: GO:0016462 - pyrophosphatase activity [Evidence IEA]; GO_process: GO:0006177 - GMP biosynthetic process [Evidence IEA,IEA,IEA]; GO_process: GO:0006177 - GMP biosynthetic process [Evidence IMP] [PMID 20980241]; GO_process: GO:0006541 - glutamine metabolic process [Evidence IEA]; GO_process: GO:0006164 - purine nucleotide biosynthetic process [Evidence IEA,IEA]) — MSSEPVVEVSAVFDTILVLDFGSQYSHLITRRLREFNVYAEMLPCTQKISELTWKPKGVILSGGPYSVYDKDAPHVDHDVFKLDVPILGICYGMQELAWINGRGVARGEHREYGHATIHVKDSDNKLFHGIDNFQVWMSHGDKLNDLPTGFKTIATTDNSPYAAIAHEKENIWGIQFHPEVTHTTKGKQLLRNFAIDICQADQKWNMKNFIHTEIERIRTLVGEHGEVIGAVSGGVDSTVAAKLMKEAIGDRFHAILVDNGVMRLNECAEVKKTLSDGLGINLTVIDAADEFLSKLKGVTDPEKKRKIIGNTFIHIFEREAARIQPKAGGEIEYLLQGTLYPDVIESISFKGPSQTIKTHHNVGGLLEDMKLKLIEPLRELFKDEVRALGELMGIPHDLVWRHPFPGPGIAIRILGEVTPEQIKIARHADHIYIEEIKKAGIYDKISQAFACLLPVKSVGVMGDQRTYEQVIALRAIETSDFMTADWYIFDAAFLKNVAKRIVNEVDGVARVVYDITSKPPATVEWE; from the coding sequence ATGTCCTCTGAACCAGTTGTCGAGGTGTCTGCTGTCTTTGACACCATTTTGGTTCTAGATTTCGGTTCTCAGTACTCTCACTTGATCACCAGAAGATTGCGTGAATTCAATGTCTATGCTGAGATGCTGCCATGTACCCAAAAGATTTCTGAGCTCACTTGGAAGCCTAAGGGTGTTATCTTGTCAGGTGGTCCCTACTCTGTTTATGATAAGGATGCTCCTCATGTTGATCACGATGTTTTCAAGCTCGATGTCCCTATTCTTGGTATCTGTTATGGTATGCAAGAACTTGCCTGGATTAATGGTCGTGGAGTCGCTCGTGGTGAGCACAGAGAGTATGGTCATGCTACCATTCATGTCAAGGATAGCGACAACAAGCTCTTCCACGGAATTGACAACTTCCAAGTTTGGATGTCCCACGGTGATAAGTTGAACGACTTGCCCACTGGATTCAAGACCATTGCTACTACCGACAACTCTCCTtatgctgctattgcccATGAGAAGGAGAATATCTGGGGTATTCAATTCCACCCCGAGGTGACTCATACTACCAAGGGTAAGCAATTGTTAAGAAACTTTGCTATCGATATCTGTCAAGCTGATCAGAAGTGGAACATGAAGAACTTTATCCACACTGAAATTGAGAGAATCCGTACTTTGGTCGGTGAGCACGGTGAAGTTATTGgtgctgtttctggtggtgtcGACTCCACTGTTGCTGCCAAGCTCATGAAGGAGGCCATTGGTGATCGATTCCATGCTATTCTTGTTGATAACGGTGTCATGAGACTCAATGAGTGTGCCGAGGTCAAGAAGACTCTTAGTGATGGTTTGGGTATTAACCTCACTGttattgatgctgctgatgagtTCCTTTCCAAGCTCAAGGGTGTTACTGACCCTGAGAAGAAGCGTAAGATCATTGGTAACACTTTCATCCACATTTTCGAGCGTGAGGCCGCTCGTATTCAACCCAaggctggtggtgagatTGAGTACTTGCTTCAAGGAACTCTTTACCCCGATGTCATTGAAAGTATCTCTTTCAAGGGTCCTTCTCAAACTATCAAGACTCACCACAACGTCGGTGGTCTTTTAGAAGATATGAAACTCAAGCTTATTGAGCCTTTGCGTGAATTGTTCAAGGATGAAGTTCGTGCTTTGGGTGAGTTGATGGGAATTCCTCACGACCTTGTCTGGAGACATCCTTTCCCTGGTCCTGGTATTGCTATCCGTATCCTCGGTGAGGTCACTCCTGAGCAGATCAAGATCGCTCGTCACGCCGACCATATCTACATTGAGGAGATCAAGAAGGCTGGTATCTACGACAAGATTTCTCAAGCTTTTGCTTGTCTTCTTCCCGTCAAGTCTGTTGGTGTCATGGGTGACCAACGTACTTACGAACAAGTTATTGCCCTTCGTGCAATTGAAACTTCGGACTTCATGACTGCCGATTGGTACATTTTTGATGCCGCCTTCCTTAAAAATGTCGCCAAGAGAATTGTTAACGAGGTTGATGGTGTTGCCCGTGTGGTCTACGACATCACCTCCAAGCCTCCTGCCACTGTCGAATGGGAGTAA